The genomic interval TGCCACAATCGGTTAAGAAAAGACGTATGGGCTCCCTGATGAGTGGATCATCATCGACAATAACAACCGCCTCACCATTAACAAGGAGATCTTCCTGGCGAACTGGGGCGTTGTTCTGAAATCCGGTGGTTAGGGTATCCATTTAAATTGCCTTACTCCGAAAAAGAACCAAGCTCGTTTTGCAATAAGTAGGTTCCTAATTTCAACCTTTGATCTGGTTAGTAGTACTACCTACACTAAAGCAACACTTGTTGTAGTATGTCAAGCCATAATACAACAGAGCCATGACCGCAACGTTCTGCGACCATGGCTCTATTCACAAGGCATTCTACCTGATAAGGCAAATGCGGCAACTACTTTTAGCAATAATTACTACATTTCAACTACAAGTTTATCGCTCTCTTCGTTCCACTCAGCAATTAAATACCAGGCTGCCATCGCGACCAAAATTAATATTAACGTACCGCCATACCCCAAAAAGGTATCCGGCATAACCACATACGAGCCAAACGTGCCATTAGCTTCAAGATTGCCAGCCTTAACCCATTTTGCCAGCAGCGAAGTCGTTATGCCAAAAAACGGTACAACAATCCACAGTTTAATCTGACCCTCACCGACACGCCACAAAGTCCCAGTACCACAGCCACCAGCCAGCATTGCGCCGAAACCAAACAGGATGCCGCCAACTACTCCGCCCCAGCCAAAGGTGCCACGCACGTAATTTCCTTTAGCAAGTACGGGAATACTTGACTGTAAGGTCTCAATACCATCAATATCCTCGAGGAGTGCTTCCATATCGATACCAGAGCCTTCATCTTCCACCGCCTCAACTACGCTGGTAAAAGTCGACTGCACGCCAATAAGTCTCTGCGGCACGGGATATTTCAAAACCGCTGCGCCAATGGCGACAATGCAGAGACTTAAGGCAACCGATTTAGCCATCGTACAATCACCAGTCATATGCGGCTCACGAAAACCCTGAATCATGCACCAACGCCCGCGCTGCATGGAATACCCCAAGACAGCGGCAATAAGAATCAGGCCGCCAAGGGAAGCAACATAGGCGTCTTCGCTGCCACCATAGCAGTAGGCCCCATAAATCAGGGCCAGCAGGCCGCCAACTCCAAGAATAATCTGCAATGTTCTAGGGAGATCAAAAGTTTTGGCCCCACCGCTACCCCAGGAGATATTCTCCATCTCCCAATAGATATACTTCAAACCGCTGATAGCACCGATAATCAAGCCCAGCCACATGGCAAAACCATGGGCGGACAAATTACCAATAGCATTGTAAAAACCACCGACATTACAGCCGCCAGCCAGGGTAGCGCCGACACCCATAAACAAGCCAGCAAACACCGCCTTGCACATTTCAAGTACGGGCGGGATGCGAAAGGCAAAATTCTTGCCAAGGTTTGCCGAAACAAAGGCTCCTGCAACAAAACCGATTCCAATAACAGAGCCGGAGCTGATTATCACACTTTGCGGGGCATTTTCATAGACACCAACACCATAGAGAATCCAATCGCCCCAGTTCCTTATGGCACCAACAGCTCCCCACGGTCTCCACCAGGCCATAATCAGGATACTGAAAAGCCCAATGATGATTCCAACCGTATTGGCATGCCACTCATCCACACACAGCTTTTTAAACAGATCATTCGCCTTACGCCCCAAAATACTCTCACTCATTGGTTGTCCCCCCTTAATAGAACAAAATTTATTCTCAATGTCTTACCGACAGTACTTACAAAACCGCCAAACCACCCCCACATTGTAACATTCGCATGTTTACCGATTATCACTCTTCTAATAGGCAAAAAAAAATTTGTCAAGCAAGATAAATGGCCACCAATTCCAGCTAGGCAAAACTACTTAAGGACAATCTTTGTTTATTGATTCAATAATTTACAGACCCAGCGCCCACAAATCATTTCGCTGACTGAATAATCATTCATTTACAACTTGACATCAAATTTAATCACTGGTAGACAACAATCTTTGTATCAGCAAGAGTGGAATATCAAAAATAAATAGTTAAGGAGGAAATTATGAGTGACATTACCCCAGATGCGACCCTGGATGCAAAAGGACTGAGCTGCCCAATGCCTCTTCTTAAAACCAAAAAAGAGATTGGCAAATTAAGTTCCGGTCAGATTCTTGAAGTTCTTGGGACAGACCCTGGTTCAAGAAACGACATGCCAGGTTGGTGTGAAAAGAGTGGCCACACGTTCATGGGCGAAAAAGAAGATGATGGCTTTATTCGCTTCTATATCAAAAAAGGTTAATTTGTACTCATAACCAACCATATAGCAATGGCGTATTCACTTGAGTGGGTGCGCCACGGTTATTTATAAGGGAGAGAAAAGATGGCAAAAAGTCTTGGTATTTTTGTAACCAACCCAAACCATATGCGCCACGTTGTAGGTATTACTAAAGCCGCTGTTGCGAAGGGTTCAAAAGTTAAGGTGTTTTTCACTTGGCACGGAACCAAATTGAGCAAAACCCCAGAATTTCAAGCCCTTTGTGCGATGGAAAATGTTGATGTATCCATCTGTGCGGACAGCTACAAAAGATCTGGTTTTGATGTCACAGATGTTCCAACAGGTCTCAGCCCTGAAAAAATGGGAACACAGGCCCAGCACGGTGCTATCATAGAAGACTATGACTGCTACCTGACTTTATAAAAGGAGAATATCATGTCTAAAAAAGTAACTTTTATTTCAAGACACCCTGACTACGCTCTGGACTGTATGCGTTCAGCACTCGGTTTAGCTGTTGAAAATATGTATGCTTACTGCTCTGTTAACGTCGAAGTTCCAGAATTAGATGACTACAACAAAGAAAATCTTGAGTGGATTCGTGATATGGAGGGTGAAGTTTATTCTACCGTTGCTGCCAACGTTGAGAAAAACGACATGGCCGCAATTACCATTGAAGAGCTTGGTCAGAAACTCAGAGAAATGGATGTTGTCGTTCCTTACGGCATTGTCTAATACTATTAAGGAGCATTCACGATGAAAGTCTTAAACGTTTACCGCTCGGCCCCAGATGAAGTGACATCGAAACTTGCTGCAATCGTCTCCGAAGGCAATGAGGCACAAAGCTTTGATCTTAACGTTGACGCACCAGATTACGACGCACTTGTCGATATGGTTTTTAATGCAGATAAAACGTACTGCTGGTGGTAATCACCAACCTACGGTTAGTAGTTGACTAAAACCCTGCTGATCTCAGCAGGGTTTTTTTTATGCCTCGCAGCTCTCTGGGTCGGTGTTTAGGCCCTGTTGTTATGGCTGCTTATTTCCGGCTTATCCGGATCAGGCCTTAATACCAAGTTCAGTCACCATCAGATCAAACTTATCCAGAAGATAGGCCCGCTGCTCTGCCGAAGGATAGGCGGTGCAAGTGCAATGAAGGTTCCGCTGACTTCGAACCAATAGCTCATAAGTAACAAAATCTTCTCCGGCTTCGATTGCAAAAAGGAAAGGCCCGCACGACTCATGCCCCGCCTGGGCATCGCCTAACAGCTCTTCCGGGATTTCAAGCCAGAAAGCCCCTGCAATCCCGGCTGCTTCGGCATTTTTCTGCAAGTAGGTATGTATTTTTTCTGACTCTTCAGGGCCTAGTTCATTAATCACAATCTGTCTCATTTTACTCTCACCTTGTTTTTCTGAGGCTGTACCA from Desulfobulbaceae bacterium carries:
- a CDS encoding sulfurtransferase TusA family protein, giving the protein MSDITPDATLDAKGLSCPMPLLKTKKEIGKLSSGQILEVLGTDPGSRNDMPGWCEKSGHTFMGEKEDDGFIRFYIKKG
- a CDS encoding peroxiredoxin gives rise to the protein MAKSLGIFVTNPNHMRHVVGITKAAVAKGSKVKVFFTWHGTKLSKTPEFQALCAMENVDVSICADSYKRSGFDVTDVPTGLSPEKMGTQAQHGAIIEDYDCYLTL